TTGTGTTTTTTATTGAAATACAGAATTTTATATCAACAAGAAACAATTTATATTATCACTCATAAATCTATACAATTATGTTAAATCTTATTTGGCTCATTTTGAAGCGCATCGATTGGAAACAGATTATCATTGGAGTTCTTATCCGAGCTATTTTGAAAAAAATCTTTAAGTAAATTCCATTTTTTTAATGGTCTAAAAGTCCCATTTGTTGAAAAATTGTTTCACAAGTGGGATTTTTTGTTTCTTTTTTGTAAATTATAAATCAACAAAGCAGATTTATCTTTAACTAACTCAAATTAAATTATTTTTATGGGATTTTGGGACAAAATTAGTGGGCAATTTATCGATGTCATCGAATGGATTGATAATAGCAGAGACACTATCGTTTACCGATTCAACCGAGAGGGTAACGAAATCAAGTACGGCGCACAACTGACTGTCAGAGAAGGACAGCAAGCTGTTTTTATTAATGAAGGACAGTTGGCAGATGTTTTTCCTCCAGGAAGGTATGAACTTTCAACACAAAATATGCCTATCCTAACAACTCTCAAAAGCTGGAAGTATGGGTTTAACAGTCCTTTTAAAGCAGAGGTGTATTTTGTAAATATGCGACCTTTTTATGACAACAAATGGGGAACTCGTAATCCTATTCGTGTAAGAGACCCAGAATTGGGTTCTATGGGAGTAGAAATCCGTGCTTTTGGTAGTTTTGCTTTTAAGGTAATCGAACCAAGTCGTTTCCTTATAGACATAGTGGGAACAGACGGACATTTTACAACAGAAGAAATAACCAACAAACTAAAAGGTTTGGTTGTAAAACAATTTACGGACGGACTTGGAGAGAGCAAAATTCCGTTTTTAGATTTGGCTGCCAATTATGAAGAATTGGGAGCAATGATAAAGAAAAAGTTGGTCTTAGATTTTGACCGTTATGGCGTAGATATTACAGATTTTGTAGTAGAAAATATGTCGTTGCCAGACCATGTACAAAAAGTGCTTGACCAAAGGAATGAAATGGAAATTATGGGACGTTCTATGCAAGGAAATCTCAATAATTATACGCAGTTCAAAATGGGACAAGCTATGGAAGATGCTGCCAATAATCCGAGTGGAGGAAACGATGGACTGAGTATGGGAATGGGAATGGCGATGGCAAACCAAATGTCTAACCAAATGCAACAGCAAAATAACCAAGGACAACAACAGAATCCTCCTTCAACACCTCCTCCGATGGTAGCTTTTCATGTTTATGTAAACGGAGAGCAGAAAGGACCTTTTCCAATGGGTGAGATAAAAAGAATGGTAGAGTCTGGAGAGCTTACTCGCACATCGTATGTTTGGAAAAATGGAATGGCAGAGTGGACAGAGGCTGGAAAAGTAACAGAACTGCAAACTTTATTTAGCAGCGTTCCACCACCACCACCACCGATGTAGATAAAAAAAATAAATATTTTATAACCAAATTTTATTTTTTTGGTTAGCTAATTAATTTAATTCCTATTCATATATTTTGAGTAGGAATTTTTGTTTATAATATCACAATTTTTTTCAACTTCTATAGCTTTTTCAATAAAGCCTCATTTTTTAGTCTGTTTATATGTCTGTTCAAAAACTCCCAAAAGAAAACCAAAAAGGTTATAAACAAACAGAAATTCGTAAGGTTATCCAAATCCTCTCGGCAGGTTTGGTGTTAGTAATTGTGCTTTTGATAGGTTATTTTATTTCTCAAAATATAGAAAATAAAACACAAGAAAAACTAAGAGAAATTCTACGTTTAGAAAACGAATTAGGAGAACTATTATCTGCCGTACAAGATGCTGAAACAGGACAAAGAGGTTTTTTACTTACTTCAAGAGAAAAATATTTAGAGCCATATAACAGAGCTATTAAAGACATCCCCACATTGGTTGAAGAACTAGGTAGTAATTTTAAATCTAATGAACTTTTGGCTAGTAATATAGAAACACTTGAAAAGTTGATAGAAGAGAAGCTAGATGAGTTGAAAACTACCATTGAATATAACAGAAATGGACAAAGAGAAGCTGCTTTAGACCTAGTAAATACAGATAAAGGAAAGAAACTAATGCAGCAAATGAGAGTAATTGTTAAGCAACTAAAAACAGATGGTTATGAATCTTTAAAGGAAAATAACGAGGAAATAAACCTTATCAACTATATTATTACTACTATACAGATAGCGGGACTAATAGCAATACTATTTATTTTTTATAACATTTATTCTATGTTGCGTCCACTCATAGAAAATTTAGTAGAATCAAACGAACAATTAGAAAAGGGAAGAGAAAATTTAAAAGAAAAAAATGAACAGTTAGAGCGTTTTGCCTATATTGCTTCACACGACTTGAATGAACCTCTGCGTACTATTACAAGTATGATAACAATTTTGCAAGAAGACTATGGAAATAAGTTTGATGAGGAAGCTAAGCAGAATTTTGAATTTATCACCTTAGCTGCTGGGCGAATGAAAAGTATGATTGACGGAATTTTAAATTACTCTAGAATAGGAAAATCGGCTAGAATAGAAGAAATTGAAATAGAGGAAATTATAAAAGAGTTGAAAAATGATTTGGCATTACTCATAGACAAAAAACAGGCAACCATTGATTTTCAGAATTTACCTAAACTAAAAGGATATAGAGTAGAGCTTAGACAGCTTTTTCAGAATCTTCTTACCAATTCTCTAAAGTTTAGTAAAGAAGATGTTGTACCAAATATAGAAATTAGAGCAGAGGAGTATCCTACAAAATGGAAGTTTTCCTTCAAAGACAATGGTATAGGTATTCCAAAAGAGCATCAAAAGAAAATATTTGGGATTTTTGCAAAGCTACACCGAAAATCGGAATATGAAGGGCAAGGTATTGGACTTGCTTTTTGTAAAAAAATAATTGCTCTACACCGAGGAAAGATTAGAGTAGAGTCTGAATTAGGTGTAGGCACTACATTTTACTTTACAATTTCTAAAAAACTAAATCAGCAAAATTATGAAGACTAAACTGAACAAAATACTGCTAATAGATGATTCGGAGGCAGACAATTATATCCACAGCCGGGTGATAAAAAAGGCAGACGTAACCGAAGAAATTATAATCAAATATGGAGCAGCAGAAGCGTTAGAATATCTAAACACAAAAGAAGGTGAAGATTATCCT
The Bernardetia sp. genome window above contains:
- a CDS encoding sensor histidine kinase, which encodes MSVQKLPKENQKGYKQTEIRKVIQILSAGLVLVIVLLIGYFISQNIENKTQEKLREILRLENELGELLSAVQDAETGQRGFLLTSREKYLEPYNRAIKDIPTLVEELGSNFKSNELLASNIETLEKLIEEKLDELKTTIEYNRNGQREAALDLVNTDKGKKLMQQMRVIVKQLKTDGYESLKENNEEINLINYIITTIQIAGLIAILFIFYNIYSMLRPLIENLVESNEQLEKGRENLKEKNEQLERFAYIASHDLNEPLRTITSMITILQEDYGNKFDEEAKQNFEFITLAAGRMKSMIDGILNYSRIGKSARIEEIEIEEIIKELKNDLALLIDKKQATIDFQNLPKLKGYRVELRQLFQNLLTNSLKFSKEDVVPNIEIRAEEYPTKWKFSFKDNGIGIPKEHQKKIFGIFAKLHRKSEYEGQGIGLAFCKKIIALHRGKIRVESELGVGTTFYFTISKKLNQQNYED
- a CDS encoding SPFH domain-containing protein, yielding MGFWDKISGQFIDVIEWIDNSRDTIVYRFNREGNEIKYGAQLTVREGQQAVFINEGQLADVFPPGRYELSTQNMPILTTLKSWKYGFNSPFKAEVYFVNMRPFYDNKWGTRNPIRVRDPELGSMGVEIRAFGSFAFKVIEPSRFLIDIVGTDGHFTTEEITNKLKGLVVKQFTDGLGESKIPFLDLAANYEELGAMIKKKLVLDFDRYGVDITDFVVENMSLPDHVQKVLDQRNEMEIMGRSMQGNLNNYTQFKMGQAMEDAANNPSGGNDGLSMGMGMAMANQMSNQMQQQNNQGQQQNPPSTPPPMVAFHVYVNGEQKGPFPMGEIKRMVESGELTRTSYVWKNGMAEWTEAGKVTELQTLFSSVPPPPPPM